A DNA window from Zingiber officinale cultivar Zhangliang chromosome 3A, Zo_v1.1, whole genome shotgun sequence contains the following coding sequences:
- the LOC122050319 gene encoding uncharacterized protein LOC122050319 yields MSVLEYTSKFNSLRTYAPTIMADDTLKLHRFKKGLSSQIQSALAIYKPTNFADLMGVAIRAEMDIKQHEEEGKNKRPLASQSSPSEQRLKRLNLSSGQSKGPSFTLPSQSIKPCSTCNFRHLGECHRISGVCFNCGKMGHRITDCPEPKKQGVVSNSVVVQNKPKENKPNAQVFAMTQKDVDNVSNVVVGTILINKITAYVLFDCGATHSFISKRFTMKLGLKAEILSEPYRVATSSNKAIKTHKLHQSCQVSIGNHTFEADLIQLNMIAFDAILGMDWLAKNHALVYCHRKSVKLQTSSQEEIIYHGKAKEKRLLLSASQIWKAMRSGDEIYLAMISEVEENTKTRLEEIPIV; encoded by the coding sequence ATGTCCGTACTGGAGTACACCTCAAAGTTCAACTCGCTCAGGACCTATGCTCCAACCATCATGGCAGATGACACCCTGAAGCTACATCGCTTCAAGAAGGGTTTGAGTAGCCAAATTCAATCAGCATTAGCAATCTACAAGCCAACTAACTTCGCCGATCTGATGGGAGTAGCCATTAGAGCCGAAATGGACATCAAACAACATGAAGAAGAAGGCAAGAACAAGCGACCCCTCGCGAGTCAATCTTCCCCAAGTGAACAAAGGTTAAAACGGCTCAACCTATCAAGTGGCCAGTCCAAAGGACCCTCTTTCACTTTGCCCTCCCAAAGCATTAAGCCATGTTCTACTTGTAACTTTAGACATCTTGGAGAATGTCATAGGATCTCCGGTGTATGTTTCAACTGTGGAAAAATGGGACACCGAATTACGGATTGTCCTGAACCTAAGAAACAAGGGGTTGTATCAAATTCTGTTGTAGTCCAGAATAAACCAAAGGAGAATAAGCCCAATGCTCAGGTGTTCGCCATGACTCAAAAAGATGTGGACAACGTAAGCAATGTGGTGGTAGGTACCATTCTAATCAACAAAATAACTGCCTATGTATTGTTTGATTGTGGTGCCactcattcttttatatctaaaAGATTCACTATGAAGTTAGGACTCAAAGCTGAAATACTTAGTGAACCATATAGAGTAGCTACGTCCAGTAATAAGGCCATCAAAACTCATAAGTTGCATCAAAGCTGTCAGGTCAGTATTGGTAATCATACATTCGAAGCTGATCTAATTCAACTAAATATGATTGCATTCGATGCCATTCTTGGAATGGATTGGTTGGCCAAGAACCATGCATTAGTGTATTGCCACAGGAAGAGCGTCAAACTTCAAACTTCAAGCCAAGAAGAAATCATCTACCATGGCAAGGCCAAGGAAAAGAGATTGCTTCTGTCCGCATCTCAGATTTGGAAAGCCATGAGGAGCGGTGATGAAATCTATCTAGCTATGATAAGTGAGGTGGAAGAGAATACCAAGACTAGGCTAGAAGAAATTCCAATCGTTTAA